The sequence TAACACTGGACCCACAAACTTCGTGTTTTATTCTGAAAAAGGATTTGGTTTTAATTTCACTTTCTTCTTTAGACTTTTCATTTATGATGGAAGACAACATTGGCGATGTTTTTAAATGGCTTCATAAGCACAAAATGAAAGTTGAACTGATTCAGAATTCTGCCATTAGCTTTTCTGTTTGTGTGAATGATAAATTTAACAATCTAGAGGCATTGCTAGCAAAGCTTCGTGAAAAATTCAGTGTAAAATGGAACGAAAACGTTACGCTTTACACTATCCGACATTTTAATACTGCTGAAGTCAAGGCACTTGCCGAAAATAAAAACGTGCTTTTAAAACAAGAAAGCAAAGAGACGGTACAGTTGGTAATAAAGGAATAGTATCAATCGGTTTAGTTATATTTGTAAGACACAAACAACCAAAACATTTCATGGGATTAGTCAATGCAAAGGAAATTGCAAAAGCAATAAACGTCGATAAATTCGGCTTTTTTGGCACTTTTATGGGCTGGTCTTTAATGAAGTTTTTAAACATTACAACCCTCAACAAAATCTACGATAAAAACAAGCATCTAAAAGATTTAGAGTTTGTAAATGCATTGCTTGAAGAATTTGAAATAAAGTTTGAAATTCCTGAAGAAGATTTACGTCGTATCCCTAAAACTGGTCCCTTTATAACAATTTCAAACCATCCGTTGGGTGGGATTGATGGTATTCTTCTTCTAAAATTATTATTAGAACACCGTCCAGATTTTAAGATTGTAGCCAATTTTCTGCTACACAGAATTGAACCGCTGAAACCTTACGTTATGCCCGTAAATCCTTTTGAGGGAAGGAAAGACGCAAAATCTAGCGTAGCTGGTTTTAAAGCCGCGCTGAAACATTTACAAGAAGACCATCCGCTAGGAATTTTCCCGGCAGGCGAAGTTTCAACTTATAGAGACGACAAATTATTGGTTGACAAACCGTGGGAAGAAGCCGCAATGAAACTGATAAAAAGAGCCGAAGTACCCGTGGTTCCAATCTATTTTCACGCAAAAAACAGCAAACTTTTTTACCGTTTGGCGAAGATGAGCGATACACTGCGAACCGCGAAATTGCCTTCAGAATTGCTTACACAAAAAGAGCGTTTAATAAAAGTTCGGATCGGGAACGCAATTTCAGTAGAAGATCAAGATGAACACGAATCGCTTAAAACCTTTACTGAGTTTCTTCGGAAGAAAACGTATATGCTTTCCAATGCCTTTCAGAAGAAAAAGCTGTTAGACAACATACCAAAAACGTTGAAGTTTCCGAAACCACCGAAAAAAATTGCTGGGCCTATTCCGCTGAAAGCAATGGAGGCCGAAATTGAAAACTTGCGCCAAAATGATAAACGACTTCTGATAAGTAAAAACTATGAAGTGTTTTTGGCCGAAGCAAATTCAGTTCCTTATATAATTCAAGAGATAGGAAGACTACGCGAAATTACGTTCAGAGAAGTAGGTGAAGGCACCAATAATAGTACCGATCTAGACAAATTCGATAGCTATTACCACCATATGTTTTTATGGGATAATGATGCCAAAAAAATGGCTGGTGCATACAGAATGGGACTTGGTTCAGAGATTTTTCCACGGTTCGGGATTGACGGATTTTATCTTCAGGATTTATTTCGCTTTGAACCAGAATTGTACGAAATGATGAGCAAGTCCATTGAAATGGGGCGTGCCTTCATTATTAAAGAATATCAATTGCGCCCAATGCCTTTGTTTTTACTTTGGAAAGGAATCGTCCACACAACATTGCGATATCCGGAACACCGCTATTTAATTGGTGGCGTGAGCATCAGTAATAAGTTTTCAGAATTTTCAAAAAGTTTGATGATTGAGTTTATGAAATCAAATTATTACGATCCCTATGTGGCACAATACATCAATCCGAAGAAAGAATATAAAGTAAAATTGAAAGATGCGGACAAAGATTTTATCTTCGACGAAAGTGAGGCCGACCTCAATAAATTTGACAAAATAATTGATGAAGTGGAACCGGGAAGTCTTCGTTTGCCTGTTCTTATTAAAAAATACATCAAACAAAACGCGAAAGTTGTGGCTTTTAATGTTGATCCACTTTTCAACAATGCTGTGGATGGTTTGATGTACATACGTATTGCAGATTTACCAGAAAGTACCGTAAAACCCGTGATGGAGGAATTTCAGGCGGAGCTTGAAAAAAAGTATTCCGATAAATACGGTGAAAATCCAGATGCCGAGAATTTAAAAGAAGAAGAAAAACCAGATTAATTCTTTTCACAAAAAATCCAATCTATTATGACTGCAACAACTATTGATGAAGTTATAGCGCGACTGGATAGTATTATTGATTCTGAATGCGCCAAAAATTCGCGAATGGCGTATTTCCCTATTCTTTATAGAAAAGTTACCATTCGTATTAAAGAAGGAATTTTGAATAGTGAGTTTGAAAACAACCAACGTATGGAAAAGTTGGATGTACTTTTTGCCAATCGTTATATTGATGCTTATGACTGTTTGGGAGCTACCAAACCGTATACCCAAAGCTGGAAAAACGCCTTTGAAGCTTCACAAAAAGATACTCTTTTAATTATGCAGCATTTGCTTTTGGGAATAAATGCTCATATCAATTTAGACCTTGGAATTGCCGTTGCTGAAACCGTTGGCGACGATGGAGAATTGATGAGTTTCGAAAATGATTTCAACAAAATCAATGAAATTCTTGGTTCCATGATTGCAAATGTAGAAGCCAAAATAATTTCAGTTTCACCATTATTTGGATTGCTTGACAGATTCGGAAAGGGTCGAGAAGATAAGTTGGTTAGTTTCAGTATTAACGTGGCGCGAGACGGAGCGTGGCTTTTTGCGAACCAATATCATTTTTCGCCAACGAAAGAAATAGAATTAAAATCCCGTGATACAATTATAGCCATTCTGGCTGAAAAATTGATCCATCAAAAAAGCTGGGTGCTTAAGTATTTGGTAAAAACCATTGCTTTTTTTGAAAAAAATGATGTGCCCCAAATTGTGGCAGTACTTAAAAAGGAATAGTTAGATTAGAATTAAACTTCCACCATGAGTTGCAAAAATTACAAAGGCACCAAGAAACAATAATAGGTCGTAATGCCAGCCGTAGCCTTTGTCTTCATAAAAACCTGTTTTCCAAACGAATATTTTTTTATACATAGCACCAAGCATAGCGCCCATAATGAGTAGCGCTCCGATTTGAGTAAAAATTCCGAATGCTATTGAAACAGCGCCAGCTATTTCAGCAATACCTAAAACGGTAGTTGCAGTGGGTGACATACCTATGCTTTTGCCACGCTCCTCTGGTTTCTGCACGTGACTTTTTCCGCTGGAGAAAAAGACGATGGCTATAATTATTCTGAGTAATAATAGTGCGAAACCGGCAAGAAAGGCTGTATCTAAAATCATTTTTTTTATTTTGAAGTGTAGGGATTATAACTTCCAAAGTTCCAGATATATCCTTCTGGGTCTTTGCAGCTGTAACCGCGACCGCCGTAGTCTTCAGTTTTGATGTCCATTACTATTTTGGCGCCGTTTGCTTTGGCGTTTTTGTAATGGTTATCAATTTCTTCAATAATAATATATGCTGTTTGGGTATTAAATCCATTCGTTTCTGAAGGTGTGCCAATCATTTTTCCAAATTCACTTTCTGGACGATAAGTGCCAATCATAATCATTGCATTGCCAAGAGAAAGCTCTGCGTGTTGCACCACATTATTATCATCTTTATAAACAAAATGCTCGCTAAATCCAAAAGCACTTTTTAAGAAATTAAGCGCTTTATTGGAATCTTTATAAACCATTGTTGGTATTGCTCCGTAGTTGCTCATAGCCTTGCTCTTTAAATTATTTAATTAAATAAGCCTCTGAAAAATTTTCAAAAGCTTGTAAATATCTAGAACCATCCCTTTTTACCTACTTGATAGGTTTGGTAGAATTCTTCGTCGCTTTTGGTTAAGTAAATTATACCTTCAATAAAAGGAATAATTCCACCGATACCGCAGGTTACAATACTGATTACTATTTGTATAATTCCTTCCTGGGTATAGCCTAAAATGAATTTATGAATTCCTAAATATCCAAAGACAAGTGCTAAAACGCCTGCTAGAATTTTTTTGTTTTCTTGATTATGAGTGGCTTGGTTCCAGCCTTCTTTAAATTCGTTGGCGCTGTGTTTTGCTTGTTGTTCAAAATTGTCTGCTGCTTCATCCACTCGTCTTTTTGTGCTGTCGTAGCCTGAGTTTTGTTGTTCTTCCATGGTATTAATTAGTTGGTTTAAAGTTTAATAAAAGTATAAAAAAATTATAGAGAAGGGTTGGCCACAGGTTCCCAAAGTTCAATTTTGTTTCCATCGGGATCGAGAATCCAGCCAAATTTTCCATAATCATAAGTCTCCATTTCCCCTACAATTGTTACACCTTCTTCCTTTAATATTTTCAACAATTCTTCTAAATTTTCAACGCGATAGTTAATCATAAACTCTTTTTCGCTCGGTGCAAAATATTTCGTGTCATCTTTAAATGGACTCCATTGAGTAGAACATTTTTTACCGTTTTCATCCTGCCAATCAAAGCTACAGCCATAATTACTTGTATCTAATCCTAAATGATTTTTGTACCATTCATTCGTTTTTTCAGGATTTTTTGTTTTGAAGAAAATTCCACCAATACCAGTTACTCTTTTATCCATTTTATTATTTTTTGAAGTTTTGAATTATTTTTTCAGCAATAACAGTTGCCAATTTTTCTTTGCTTTCCGCCGTCCATCCTGCAACGTGCGGACTTAGAATTACGTTGTCCATTGCGAAGAGTTCTTTTAAAGCAGTAGGGAGATTGTCTGAATCAAAAAGGGTTTCAAAAGAAAGTTTTTCAAATTCTAAAACGTCTAAACCTGCTCCCAAAATTTTTCCAGATTTTAAGGCTGAAACCAAATCCTGCGTCACAACACTTTTGCCACGAGCCGTATTAATTAGCCAAAATGATTTTGAAAAAGAATTAATAAATTCTGAATCTATTATTTTATCAGTTAATGGCGTCCAAGGAGTGTGAAGGCTTAAGACATCTGCTTTTTGATGAAGTTCTTTTAACGAAACTTGTGTTGCGTTTTCATCGCCAACATTTTCTTTAAGATCGTAACAAATCACTTCACAATCAAAACCTCGCAGTTTTTTGGCGAATGCTTTGCCCATATTTCCATAACCAATAATTCCGACAGTTTTTTCGTCCAGTTCTATTCCGCGGTTGGCTTCGCGGTTCCATAGACCGTTTTTAACCTCTCTGTCGGCGTTATTTAGTTTGTTGAATAGTGAAAGAAGCATTCCCAAAGTATGCTCGCTCACGGCGTTTCTATTGCCTTCGGGGGCGGCGATAAGTTTAATGTCAATTTTTTCAGCATACTCTATATCGATGCTTTCCAAACCAGCGCCAACACGGGCAATGAATTTTAAGTTTTTGGCAGCATCTAGAAATTGTTTGTCAATGTTGAAGCGACTTCTAATTACAATTCCTTCATAATTGGAAATAATTTCTTCTATTTCAGATTTTGAAGCTTTGTAATTTTCTTCATTTGAAAATCCTGCCTCCTTCAACATTTTCAGAAGTAAAGGATGATTGTTATCGAGATGAAGGATTTTCATATTTGGCTTTTAGATTTCCAAGGTTATGATAACCTTGGAGGAAAATTCAAGTAAAATTATATTTTAGGATATTCTGAAACGGTCTTTTCCGAAGTTACATTGCCTGTGTGTTTTGTGGAAATTTTTTCAAAAAGAAGTACGTGAACCTCTCCGCCATTTTTAGTTTTTGGGCAATGCTCCACACCTTTTGGAACAACAATTATTTCACCTTCGGAAACAATTTCAATTTTATCACGAAAGTGCATCTCCAAAATTCCTTTCTGCACAAAAAACAATTCATCTTCTTCTTCGTGTTTATGCCAAACAAATTCATCTTTCAACTTCGCCAAAAGAACTTGCATATTGTTCACAACAGCTATTTGGTGCGGATACCAATATTTTTTGAAGCTAGAAAACTTATCTTCAAGATTGATAGTTTGCATAACTATTCGTGTTGGTTAGGATTTGCCTGCGGGTAAGGAATCAAGTCCTTCTTCGTAAGATTTGAAATTTTAAAATAATTTTTCTTACCATTGATCCAGTATTCTACGACTGCTTGATTATCGGCTAGTTGAAATGGAAAATCAATTGACGGCGTATTTTGAGCCTCTTTAATAGGATCATTATCCATAACAATGTCCCGTTGTTTGTCATGTCTAAGATAACCAACATATTTATTTGGTTCGTTTATATTGCCTTTTGCTTCTAAAATTTGATTTCTGAAGTAGATATTTTGAATCACAACATTATCCTCTTTTTCGCTAAAAGTAATATGAACATTGGTTCCAGAACCGCCTTCCTTTACACCAGCGACCCAATCTTGATAAAAGGCATCAACCACTTTAAAAGGTGGGTTTTGGCTGAATTCCAGGTTTTTTTCTATATTCTGCGCTCCACCGCAATTTGATAATGCGAAAAGCAAAATAGGTAATGTCAAAATAATAGCTATTGTTTTCATCTTTGTTTTCATTCACGAAATTTACAAATAATATGGAACATGAAACCGAACAGGTTTTAAAAACCTGTTCGATTTAAATAATTCGCCAGATAGTAATCAGAATCGCAATGATCTAAAATTTAAATCCAAGACCCAAAAATGCGGCAATTCCACTGGCAGCATCTACATTCAAAGTAATGTTGCGAGCATTAAAATAAGGAAGTAGCAGTTTTAGATACAACTTTTCCCCAATTTTATAATGTGCTCCTGGGCCAATGTTATAAATAGTCAAAGCACTGTTCTGAATATATCCTTGGGTTTGGTCCTCGAAGCCAAAGCCGTAGCCCGCTTGGGCAAAAACGTTCCATTTTTCTTTATTGACAAAGTAATAATGAATTGAAGGCGTAAAACCATAGGAATGGATTGTAACATCACTATTGTTCTTTAATAAAGTATTGTTTGAAGTGAAAAAGCTTCCGGAAAGAGAAACTTTGTTTGAAATGAAAAACTCAAAACTAGCTAAACCCAAAGCGCCGAAATCGTCTTGGTTATTAGTAGTCGTCGGATAAGGAGAAACTGCTACTGAAAGTATTATTTCGCCTTTTTGGTTTTGAGAGGAAACTGTTAAGCAAAAAAGAAAAGCGAATAGTAGAAGTAATTTTTTCATCCAGTAAAATTTTAATGAAGATACTTAAATATTTAGGCATAAAAAAAGCCTCTCGTAAAACGAAAGGCTTTTAAAAATGAATTTATAAAATACTATCCAGCCAATGCCTCAGCACCACCAACAATCTCAAGGATTTCATTGGTAATAGAAGCTTGACGTGCTTTGTTGTATTGTAGTTTTAATGCATCACGAAGTTCGGTTGCATTATCAGTCGCTTTGTGCATCGCCGTCATACGTGCGCCGTGCTCGCTGGCAACGCTATCTCTAAGCGACTTGAATAATTGCGTTTTTAAACTCTTTGGAATTAATGCTTCAACAATTTCTTCTTTTGAAGGTTCAAAAATGTAGAATGTTTCAGTGGTTTTTGCTTCTTGGCCTTCAATTTGTTTTGGAGGCATAATTGGCAAAAACTGCTCGCTCATCACAATTTGTGTAGCGGCATTTCTGAAATTATTGTAAACCACAATGATCTTATCATATTTCCCTTCGGAAAAAAGAAGCATCAATTTTTCAGCGATTTCTGAAGTAGCATCAAAAGAAAGATTGTCAAAAATAGCGTTGTTATTCTCGATAACAGTTCCAAACTTTTTCAGAATATCATTTCCTTTTTTACCAAGGGTCATAAAATCTACTTGCTTGCCAGCGTAGGTTGTTGCTGCCAAATTTCTAGCTTCTTTTACGATGTTACTATTAAAAGCTCCCGCCAAACCACGGTTACTGGTAATGGCAACCACCAAAATTTTGTTTGCCTCGCGCTGGTCTGAATACTTGCTGCCAGTATCGTCATCAAGCGTGGCACTTAGGTTTTGCAAAAGTTCGGTAAGTTTTTCAGAATAGGGACGCATTGCGGTAATAGCATCCTGCGCCTTCTTCAATTTTGCAGCAGAAACCATTTTCATGGCACTGGTAATCTGCATCGTTGAGCTGACGGATGATATTCTGTTACGTATTTCTTTAAGATTCGCCATTTTTATTTATGTTACTCTGCGTTCTCTGCGACTTTGCGGTAATAATTAAAAACCGAAGAGGCGCAGAGAGCGCAAAGACTTTTTACTTCTTATACTTTGCAGAAAGATCTGCAGCAACCGTTGTCATTACATCAATTGCATCATCAGTAAGTTTACCTGCTTTCAAATCGTCTAGCGTGTTTCTGTGCTTTACGTTTAGCATTTCAAGGTAATCTCTTTCAAATTCTTTAATCTTATTAACAGGAACGTTACGCATTAGGTTTTTTGAACCTGCATAGATAACCGCAATTTGATCTTCAACCGTGTAAGGGTCATTTTCAGCTTGCTTTAATATTTCTACGTTACGTCTTCCTTTTTCAATTACATTCAATGTTACAGCATCTAGATCTGAACCAAATTTTGCAAACGCTTCCAATTCACGGAAAGCTGCTTGATCCAGTTTTAAAGTACCTGCTACTTTTTTCATCGATTTAATCTGCGCGTTACCACCCACACGAGATACCGAAATACCTACGTTAATAGCTGGACGAACACCCGCGTTGAACAAATCTCCATCCAAGAAAATCTGACCATCAGTAATCGAAATTACGTTTGTTGGGATATACGCCGAAACGTCACCCGCTTGTGTTTCAATAATAGGAAGTGCAGTTAATGAACCTCCACCTTTTACCATTCCTTTTAAAGAAGCAGGAAGGTCATTCATCTCTCTTGCAATATCATCATCATTAATTATCTTGGAAGCACGCTCCAATAATCTTGAGTGAAGGTAGAAAACATCTCCAGGATATGCCTCACGTCCCGGTGGACGACGAAGCAAAAGTGATACCTCACGGTATGCAACTGCTTGTTTAGACAAATCATCGAACACAATCAAGGCTGGACGACCTGTATCTCTAAAATATTCACCAATTGCTGCACCTGCGAAAGGAGCATAAACCTGCATCGGGGCAGGATCTGATGCGTTTGCTGCTACAATTGTAGTATAAGCTAAAGCACCTTTTTCTTCCAAAACTTGTGCAATGTTTGCAACGGTTGAAGCTTTTTGGCCAATCGCTACATATATACAATATACTGGATTCCCAGCATCGTAAAATTCTTTTTGGTTCAAAATGGTATCAATACAAACGGTAGATTTACCTGTTTGACGGTCACCAATAACAAGCTCACGCTGTCCACGGCCTACGGGAATCATTGCATCAATAGACTTAATACCAGTTTGAAGAGGCTCAGTTACCGGCTGACGATAAATAACTCCTGGTGCTTTACGCTCCAAAGGCATTTCGTAAGTTTCGCCAGTGATTGGACCTTTACCATCAATAGGCTGACCCAATGTGTTTACCACACGACCAACAATACCTTCACCAACTTGAAGTGAAGCAATACGTTGTGTACGCTTAACAGTTGAACCTTCTTTTACACCTTTTGAAGGACCTAAAAGTACGATACCTACGTTGTCTTCTTCAAGGTTCAATACAATACCTTCAAGACCACTATCGAAGGCTACCAATTCACCGTATTGTGCGTTTGAAAGTCCGTATGCACGAACAATACCGTCACCTACGGTTAAAACAGTTCCTACTTCATCAAGGGAAGCGTTTGCTTCAAAGCCTGTAAGTTGTTGCTTTAATATTGCTGATACTTCAGCTGGTTTTACTTCTGCCATTTTTGTTTAGATTTTAGACGATAGATTTTAGACGATAGACCTAAAATTTTACATCATACTATAATTGACTTTTTACTTTTGCAAGCGATAAATCGCGAGCATACTGTTATATTGATTTACTGAATTCTCTTTTTAAATTTCCAAATTGGTTTGCGATGCTCGCATTGTATTGAATATCGCCAACACGAAGAATAAATCCTCCTATGATTGCTGGATCAACTTCGTTTTTAAGTGTTACTTTCTCGCTTCCAGTAAGTTCTTTTACTTTGGCCATTACTTTATTCTCCAATTCATCGGAAAGAGGAACGGCAGTAATTACGGTTGCAACTTTTACACCTTGTGCGTCATTGTAAAGATCGATATAGCTTTTTGCTACATTACCTAACAATGAAGTACGTTTATTATCCACCAAAACTCTGATAAGTGAATGCGTAGTTTCTGATTGTCCGCTGAAAATTTTCAACAAAGCCTCTTTTTTATCATTGGCTTTAATTACTGGACTTTGAAGCACTGTTTGCAATTCGCGGCTGTCTTCAATGGTTTTGTAAACAGATTGCATATCGCCAAACAAAACAGCTTCTGTGTTGTTTTCGTTTGCTTTCTGCAAGACTGCTTTTGCGTATCGTATCGCTGCTCTGCTCATTGAAAATTAGTTTAGTTTGGCGTCGCCTAACATTTCGTTTACAAGCTTCATTTGCTTATCGCTATCAGAAAGTTCGTGTTTTACTACTTTTTCAGCAATTTCCAAAGAAAGACTTGCAACTTGTTGTTTCAATTCTGCAATGGCAGATTTCTTTTCACTTTCAATAGCAGCTTGTGCATTGGCAACCATTTTGTCGCCTTCTGCTTTAGCTTCTTCTTTAGCGTCTGCAATCATTTTGGTTTTAATCTCACGTGCTTCTTTCATCATTGACTCACGCTCTGCACGAGCTTCTTGCAATAATTTTTCGTTGTCTGCCTGAAGGTTTTGCATTTCCAATTTTGCTTTTTCAGCAGAATCCAATGCAGTTTTTATTCCTTGCTCACGCTCATTAACAGCGTTTAAGATTGGTTTCCAAGCAAATTTTCTTAACAAAATAAGCAACAAAACAAATATTACTATTTGCCAGAAGAAAAGTCCGAATGAAAAGTCGTTAATTAATTTTTCCATATCAATGGTCGCCTTGGCGGATATTTATTTAATTTAACTTTATGCTCAATTTTAATTATAACAAACAGCTGTAACCAACCGTCACAGCCGTTTGTTAGCTTTTTTGATTACCCAGCGAAAATCGCTGCGAAACCAATACCTTCAATAAGCGCCGCTGCAATAAGCATTGCTGTTTGAATTTTTCCGTAAGCTTCTGGCTGACGTGCGATAGCTTCCATAGCTTTCCCACCAATCATACCGATACCAATACCGGCACCGATTACTGCTAAACCTGCTCCTACAATAGTTGGAATTTCCATAATATATATTTATTAAAAATTAAACACTCTTTTTTAAAAACCTCTATCCTATGATTGAGGAGACAACTGTCTTTTATAAATGTTGGATTTCGCCTTCGTGTGCTTCGTGCTCTGCGTGCGTTTCGCTTGCAAAACCGAAATAAAGAGCGGCCAACATTGTGAAAATATATGCTTGTAGCAATGCTACCAATAATTCAATAAGTGAAATTGCAAAAGTAAGTCCGAAGGATAATGGTCCACCAATCCAACTTTTGAAAATAAATATCAACCCAATCAAGCTCATCATTACCACGTGGCCCGCTGTCATGTTTGCGTACAAACGTATAAGCAGTGCGAAAGGCTTAATGAACAATCCTAAAATTTCAATAGGAACTAGGATAATGTAAATAATTATTTTTCCAGCCCAAGGCATTCCATCGCCAAGTGGGTCAAAAATGTGTCTCCAGTAATCTTTTGTTCCTGTGAAAGTGGTAATCAAGAAAACAATGATTGCCAAAGCAGTTGTAACCGCTATGTTCCCTGTAACGTTTACACCTAGTGGCGTAAGGCCAAACATATTTAAAAACCATATAAAGAAGAACACGGTTAAAAGGAACGGCATGTATTTTTTGTATTTGTGCTCGCCAATGTTTCCGATAGCAATATCATCACGAATGTAAAGTACAATTGGCTCAAAGAAACGCCCAACACCTTTTGGAAGGCTTCCGTTTTTCGCGTAGCTTTTTGCAAGACCACCGAACAACCATATTAACATCAAACCAACCACAAGCATCATAATAACACTTTTGGTGATTGAAAAATCAAGAAGGATTTTTTCGTTTGTAGGATGATCGCCGTGTTCGGCATCATAATTTATCGTGCCATCAGCATTCGTTTTGTATATTTTGCTGTGGTATAGCTTGTAGAAGTTTCCGTTAGATTCAACAACGCTTTCACCGTGGTGAAATTCTGAAGACATAAACGTGTGTAGGCCCTTATCCC comes from Aequorivita sublithincola DSM 14238 and encodes:
- a CDS encoding F0F1 ATP synthase subunit B — encoded protein: MEKLINDFSFGLFFWQIVIFVLLLILLRKFAWKPILNAVNEREQGIKTALDSAEKAKLEMQNLQADNEKLLQEARAERESMMKEAREIKTKMIADAKEEAKAEGDKMVANAQAAIESEKKSAIAELKQQVASLSLEIAEKVVKHELSDSDKQMKLVNEMLGDAKLN
- the atpE gene encoding ATP synthase F0 subunit C; the protein is MEIPTIVGAGLAVIGAGIGIGMIGGKAMEAIARQPEAYGKIQTAMLIAAALIEGIGFAAIFAG
- the atpB gene encoding F0F1 ATP synthase subunit A, producing the protein MQRKTLIRLLSVLLFIVSFSAIAQDEHAMEVKEIAPGEKGDKTKKEEIKEFINHHLLDSHDFNLFGSTDEVTGETHHYGFPLPVIFWDKGLHTFMSSEFHHGESVVESNGNFYKLYHSKIYKTNADGTINYDAEHGDHPTNEKILLDFSITKSVIMMLVVGLMLIWLFGGLAKSYAKNGSLPKGVGRFFEPIVLYIRDDIAIGNIGEHKYKKYMPFLLTVFFFIWFLNMFGLTPLGVNVTGNIAVTTALAIIVFLITTFTGTKDYWRHIFDPLGDGMPWAGKIIIYIILVPIEILGLFIKPFALLIRLYANMTAGHVVMMSLIGLIFIFKSWIGGPLSFGLTFAISLIELLVALLQAYIFTMLAALYFGFASETHAEHEAHEGEIQHL